A window of Synechococcus sp. MU1643 contains these coding sequences:
- a CDS encoding hercynine metabolism protein, with product MSSWLEQLERELDARLSAFLRNSPVQEHLFSEQHLKDRAGALQRQRHQLQGEAKQQRQQLLRLAEDVRAWRSRVERARAADAADLAGRAEQHLTSLMNQGRALWADLEDLGRRFNEVEGLLQELHQQKQTPSPSTLEKDWALFEAEQELEQLRRDAGLS from the coding sequence ATGAGCAGCTGGCTGGAGCAATTGGAGCGGGAGCTGGACGCCAGGCTCTCCGCCTTTCTGCGCAACTCCCCCGTCCAGGAGCACCTGTTCAGCGAGCAGCACCTGAAGGACCGGGCTGGTGCCCTGCAACGGCAACGCCATCAGCTGCAGGGCGAAGCGAAGCAGCAACGCCAACAGCTACTGAGGCTGGCCGAGGACGTACGGGCCTGGCGCAGCCGGGTGGAGCGTGCCAGGGCAGCCGACGCAGCCGATCTAGCCGGGCGAGCCGAACAACACCTCACCAGCCTGATGAACCAAGGCCGTGCCCTCTGGGCTGACCTGGAGGATCTGGGACGCCGCTTCAACGAGGTGGAGGGACTGCTGCAGGAGCTTCACCAGCAAAAGCAAACGCCCAGCCCCTCAACACTTGAGAAGGACTGGGCGTTGTTTGAGGCGGAACAGGAGCTTGAACAGCTGCGCCGCGATGCTGGGCTGAGTTAG
- a CDS encoding hercynine metabolism small protein — MKTDERRQAIKRQREQLIQDLEAVYMAAFDRLGELEGEVGEVKAAQLTQMILNSKTAAIEPLEKEIEKPVITTPGEA; from the coding sequence ATGAAGACAGACGAACGGCGTCAGGCCATCAAGCGACAGCGTGAGCAGCTGATTCAAGACCTGGAAGCGGTGTACATGGCGGCCTTCGATCGCCTGGGGGAACTAGAAGGTGAAGTTGGAGAAGTGAAAGCAGCGCAACTCACCCAGATGATCCTCAACTCCAAAACAGCCGCGATCGAGCCCCTGGAGAAAGAGATCGAAAAACCGGTGATCACCACCCCAGGTGAGGCATGA
- the egtD gene encoding L-histidine N(alpha)-methyltransferase: MSITLLNLHPAPADLQRLVRDGLLRSPRQLPAWLLYDAEGSRLFAEICRQPEYTLTQREIALLEDNAPAIAAATGPGLVVEFGIGNARKVDPLLTALNSSVFAALDISFSALEEALSGLATRHPNTAMVGICCDHTRLVQLPQHPALEGQRRIGFFPGSSLGNFTPEEAVQFLHNARQLLAGGPLLLGLDQPREPALMEAAYDDAAGVSAAFARNLLLRLNRDLQGDADPQQFRYRARWQAQQQRIEMALVSTQDQSVHLGGETWFFRQGEAWITEHSVKYSPDAAGDLAVQAGWRIERTWSDPHQQIALHLLLSAN, translated from the coding sequence ATGAGCATCACCCTGCTCAACCTCCACCCAGCTCCTGCGGACCTTCAGCGCCTGGTGAGAGATGGCTTGCTGCGCAGCCCTCGCCAGCTGCCGGCCTGGCTGCTTTACGACGCCGAAGGATCACGGCTGTTCGCCGAGATCTGTCGGCAACCGGAATACACCCTCACCCAACGGGAAATCGCACTGTTGGAAGACAACGCACCCGCCATCGCTGCCGCCACGGGCCCCGGGCTGGTGGTGGAATTCGGCATTGGCAACGCCCGCAAAGTCGATCCGCTGCTCACGGCCCTCAACAGCAGCGTCTTCGCTGCGTTGGACATCAGTTTTAGTGCTCTGGAAGAAGCTCTCTCCGGGCTCGCCACCCGACATCCCAACACCGCCATGGTGGGCATCTGCTGTGACCACACCCGCCTGGTGCAGCTGCCTCAACATCCCGCCCTGGAGGGACAACGGCGCATCGGCTTCTTCCCCGGCAGCTCCCTGGGCAACTTCACCCCGGAGGAGGCTGTTCAGTTCCTTCACAACGCCCGGCAGTTGCTGGCCGGCGGACCACTGCTTCTGGGGCTGGATCAACCGCGCGAGCCGGCCCTGATGGAGGCCGCCTACGACGATGCCGCCGGCGTCTCCGCCGCCTTCGCCCGCAACCTGCTGCTGCGGCTCAACCGAGACCTTCAGGGCGATGCCGATCCCCAGCAATTCCGCTACCGGGCCCGCTGGCAAGCGCAGCAGCAGCGCATTGAAATGGCTCTGGTGAGCACGCAAGACCAGTCTGTGCACCTAGGCGGTGAGACCTGGTTCTTTCGCCAGGGCGAAGCCTGGATCACCGAACACAGCGTCAAATACTCCCCAGACGCCGCGGGCGATCTTGCGGTTCAGGCCGGCTGGCGGATTGAACGCACCTGGAGCGATCCGCACCAGCAGATCGCTCTGCATCTGCTTTTGTCGGCAAACTAA
- the egtB gene encoding ergothioneine biosynthesis protein EgtB: MLLETLLAVRRRSEALIEPLEPEDLMLQGMADASPPKWHLGHSTWFFDTFVLQPHAPGHQACDPVWSYQFNSYYETIGARHPRPQRGLLSRPSITDVLAWRKRVDAELEALLMDPPEGGTTLVQLGLQHEQQHQELLLMDLLDGFNRQPLEPVYNPEAELTLTLEEEQWLACPGGLTEIGHRSDGFHFDNETPRHRVWLEPFELNSSLVSNAAYAAFIADGGYQRPELWMSEGWSLVQQHQWLAPRYWREDNEEFTLAGRRRRNPKAPVRHLSWFEADAYARWNGARLPTEAEWEHASGLHGSAMQHAHRVLWQWTASAYSPYPGFRPVEGAIGEYNGKFMSSQMVLRGSSWLTPPSHERDSYRNFFAPASRWMAAGIRLAR, encoded by the coding sequence GTGCTGCTGGAGACTCTGCTGGCGGTGCGGCGCCGCAGCGAAGCACTGATCGAACCTCTGGAACCGGAAGATCTGATGCTCCAAGGGATGGCCGATGCCAGCCCACCCAAATGGCATCTAGGCCACTCAACCTGGTTCTTCGACACCTTCGTGCTGCAGCCCCACGCACCTGGACACCAGGCCTGCGACCCGGTGTGGAGTTATCAGTTCAACTCCTATTACGAGACCATCGGAGCGCGTCATCCCCGGCCGCAAAGGGGCCTGCTGAGCCGCCCATCCATCACAGACGTTCTGGCCTGGCGCAAAAGGGTGGATGCCGAGCTTGAGGCGCTGCTGATGGATCCTCCCGAAGGGGGCACAACCCTGGTTCAGCTCGGCCTGCAGCACGAACAGCAGCACCAGGAACTGCTGCTGATGGACCTCCTGGACGGGTTCAACCGCCAGCCGTTGGAACCCGTCTACAACCCTGAGGCTGAGCTGACCCTGACCCTGGAGGAGGAGCAGTGGCTGGCCTGCCCTGGCGGGTTGACGGAGATCGGCCACCGGAGCGACGGGTTCCACTTCGACAATGAGACACCGCGCCACCGGGTGTGGCTGGAGCCGTTTGAGCTGAACAGCAGCCTTGTGAGTAACGCCGCCTACGCCGCCTTCATCGCTGACGGGGGTTATCAACGCCCCGAGCTGTGGATGAGTGAAGGCTGGTCGCTGGTGCAACAGCACCAGTGGCTGGCGCCGCGCTACTGGCGGGAAGACAACGAGGAATTCACCCTGGCGGGCCGTCGCCGGCGCAACCCCAAGGCACCGGTGCGGCATCTCAGCTGGTTCGAGGCGGATGCCTATGCCCGCTGGAATGGAGCCCGGCTCCCCACCGAAGCGGAATGGGAGCACGCCTCTGGTCTGCATGGCAGCGCCATGCAGCACGCCCACCGGGTGCTGTGGCAGTGGACCGCCAGTGCCTACAGCCCCTATCCCGGGTTTCGGCCGGTGGAGGGGGCTATCGGCGAATACAACGGCAAATTCATGAGCTCCCAGATGGTGCTCCGCGGAAGCAGTTGGCTCACACCCCCGAGCCACGAACGCGACAGCTACCGCAACTTCTTTGCGCCAGCGAGCCGCTGGATGGCCGCTGGCATCCGTCTGGCCCGATGA
- a CDS encoding serine/threonine protein kinase has translation MRGSGTVLVERYRLEERLSGPDSVQGSLWRAIDVMAGDLPVAMRQLETPAAQQRLLGVWPQLQTLLHPQLPRCGEFFELDGALWLVRDWQDGIAYEVLLRQKRFSADEVLLLLRQVLPVLSVLHGSGLVHGDLNPRHLLRRSSDGLPVLLEGGRLQRYGVTPIDAPWSDLHDLGVTALGLLSGTAHHGGGLPEHLEVDSGFRQVLERLLSAAPERRFDEAAEVLRALESVVLPASTTELAVPARTRRASAREQGAEGLLWPVVIALGLSALAGSAIGWFLLPRSSPADTAPDHAAQQPAVSLPPEELDQRQQLFTRLRALQVDRGWFINLVDASQLSSESLEDARLRRVWTQLAEEWLARIEQLPPAIRAELGRLRAGDWQQPREALLKQGVHPMVVEHLVSAGAQDHLPVTMRGRKPAEPFRQLWIAAAMQSLDDVEIVRLKARPLKPTKTSLRIPAGGARLVLVEVPAGDDLALDIDGTPLMQMMVFGANGMVVEQLHPLRVVRIAAAAGSPLQVLVTNEGVSSGVFTLSCRADPLNQ, from the coding sequence TTGAGAGGTTCCGGCACGGTGCTGGTGGAGCGATATCGCCTGGAGGAACGGCTGAGTGGACCCGATTCGGTACAGGGTTCCCTGTGGCGTGCCATAGATGTGATGGCGGGTGATCTGCCGGTGGCCATGCGCCAACTGGAGACCCCTGCAGCCCAGCAGAGGCTGCTTGGGGTTTGGCCTCAATTGCAGACGCTGTTGCATCCCCAGTTGCCCCGCTGCGGTGAGTTTTTCGAGCTGGATGGTGCGCTGTGGCTCGTGCGTGATTGGCAGGACGGCATCGCTTACGAAGTGCTGCTGCGTCAAAAGCGGTTCAGTGCGGATGAGGTGCTGCTGTTGCTGCGCCAAGTCCTGCCGGTGCTGTCGGTGTTGCATGGCAGTGGTCTGGTGCACGGTGATCTGAATCCCCGCCATCTGCTGCGCCGCAGCAGCGACGGCCTTCCTGTGTTGCTGGAGGGTGGCCGGCTGCAGCGGTACGGCGTCACACCGATAGATGCTCCCTGGAGTGATCTGCACGACCTGGGGGTCACCGCCCTGGGGCTGCTCAGCGGTACGGCTCACCATGGCGGCGGCTTGCCGGAGCACCTAGAGGTGGACTCAGGATTCCGTCAGGTGCTGGAGCGCCTGCTCTCTGCGGCACCGGAGCGCCGTTTTGACGAGGCCGCTGAGGTTCTGAGGGCTCTGGAGTCGGTGGTTTTGCCCGCGTCCACAACAGAGCTGGCCGTACCGGCGCGAACCCGGCGGGCGTCGGCTCGCGAGCAGGGTGCGGAAGGTCTTCTCTGGCCCGTGGTGATCGCCCTTGGGCTATCGGCGCTGGCGGGTTCTGCCATCGGTTGGTTTCTCCTCCCACGCAGCTCACCCGCAGACACTGCACCCGATCATGCGGCTCAGCAGCCTGCCGTCAGTTTGCCGCCAGAGGAGCTTGATCAACGCCAGCAGCTGTTCACCCGGCTGCGGGCGCTTCAGGTGGATCGTGGATGGTTCATCAATCTGGTGGATGCCAGCCAGCTCAGCTCGGAATCGCTGGAGGATGCGAGGCTGCGAAGGGTCTGGACCCAGCTGGCGGAGGAGTGGCTGGCACGGATCGAGCAGCTGCCGCCGGCGATTCGGGCAGAGTTGGGGCGTCTCAGGGCAGGGGACTGGCAGCAGCCTCGTGAGGCGCTGTTGAAACAGGGCGTTCATCCGATGGTGGTGGAGCATCTTGTGAGTGCTGGCGCCCAGGATCATCTGCCGGTAACCATGCGGGGCCGCAAACCCGCTGAACCCTTTCGTCAGCTCTGGATTGCGGCGGCGATGCAGAGCCTTGATGACGTCGAGATCGTGAGGCTCAAGGCGCGCCCCCTGAAACCCACCAAAACCTCTTTGCGTATTCCTGCCGGTGGTGCGCGTTTGGTGCTTGTAGAGGTTCCGGCAGGTGATGACCTGGCCTTGGACATCGATGGCACACCGCTGATGCAGATGATGGTGTTTGGTGCCAATGGAATGGTCGTGGAGCAGCTGCACCCTCTGCGGGTGGTCCGGATTGCGGCGGCGGCGGGCTCGCCCTTGCAGGTGTTGGTCACCAACGAGGGGGTCTCTTCCGGTGTGTTCACCCTGTCCTGCCGGGCAGACCCGCTCAATCAGTAG
- the smpB gene encoding SsrA-binding protein SmpB, giving the protein MAKGGAKKAAAAAARAAANRMLADNRQARHQYEILETLETGIELVGTEVKSIRNGKANLRDGFCLIRNGELQLHNVHISPHTHAGSYFNHDPLRTRKLLAHRREIDKFRGLVDQKGLTLIPLSLQLKGSWIKLTIGLGKGRKLHDKRAAEKEKQSKKEVKAAIARY; this is encoded by the coding sequence ATGGCCAAGGGAGGAGCAAAAAAAGCAGCCGCAGCCGCAGCGAGGGCCGCAGCCAATCGGATGCTGGCGGACAACCGTCAGGCCCGGCATCAATACGAGATCCTCGAAACCCTAGAAACCGGCATCGAGCTGGTGGGAACCGAGGTGAAGTCGATCCGTAACGGCAAAGCCAACCTGCGCGATGGCTTCTGCCTCATTCGCAATGGGGAACTGCAGTTGCACAACGTGCACATCTCACCCCACACCCACGCCGGTAGCTACTTCAACCACGACCCGCTGCGCACCCGCAAACTGCTGGCCCACCGCCGCGAGATCGATAAGTTTCGCGGTCTGGTGGATCAGAAAGGGCTGACACTGATCCCGCTGAGCCTCCAGCTCAAGGGTTCATGGATCAAGCTCACCATCGGGTTGGGCAAAGGCCGAAAGTTGCACGACAAGCGGGCCGCAGAAAAGGAAAAGCAATCCAAGAAAGAGGTGAAGGCAGCGATAGCTCGCTACTGA
- the ruvB gene encoding Holliday junction branch migration DNA helicase RuvB gives MAIVSSSSGRKPPRRPEALVDPKLALEEAVSRPKDKLRPQRLDDYIGQSELKQVLGIAVEASLGRGDALDHVLLYGPPGLGKTTMAMVLAEEMGVQCKVTSAPALERPRDIVGLLVNLQPRDLLFIDEIHRLSRVAEELLYPAMEDRRLDLTVGKGSTARTRSLDLPPFTLVGATTRAGSLSSPLRDRFGLIQRLEFYGQDDLEAIVERTAGLIGVALTPEARSSIAASCRGTPRIANRLLRRVRDVASVRGGGCGAIDQALVGEALSLHRVDHRGLDASDRRLLQLLIDHHGGGPVGLETLAAALGDDPVTLETVVEPFLLQQGLLMRTPRGRMVTDAARSHLAEAA, from the coding sequence ATGGCGATTGTCTCCTCCAGCTCCGGTCGCAAGCCACCACGCCGTCCCGAAGCGTTGGTGGACCCCAAGCTGGCCCTTGAAGAGGCGGTGAGTCGGCCGAAAGACAAGTTGCGGCCTCAGCGCCTGGACGACTACATCGGCCAAAGCGAGCTCAAACAAGTGTTGGGGATCGCGGTGGAGGCGTCGCTCGGCCGCGGTGATGCCCTCGATCATGTGCTGCTCTACGGCCCGCCGGGCCTGGGCAAAACAACCATGGCCATGGTGCTGGCCGAAGAAATGGGGGTGCAGTGCAAGGTCACCAGTGCACCAGCCCTAGAACGCCCGCGCGACATTGTTGGCCTGTTGGTCAATCTGCAGCCCCGTGATCTGCTGTTCATTGACGAGATACATCGCCTGAGTCGGGTGGCGGAGGAGTTGCTCTATCCGGCGATGGAAGACCGTCGCCTCGATCTCACTGTGGGCAAGGGCAGCACGGCACGGACCCGTTCACTCGATTTGCCGCCCTTCACCCTGGTGGGAGCCACCACCCGCGCCGGATCGCTGAGCTCCCCGCTGCGGGATCGGTTCGGCTTGATTCAGCGGTTGGAGTTTTACGGCCAGGACGATCTAGAAGCGATCGTGGAGCGCACCGCAGGCTTGATCGGCGTCGCCCTCACGCCGGAGGCCCGGAGCAGCATTGCCGCCTCCTGTCGCGGCACCCCCCGGATCGCCAATCGCTTGCTGCGCCGGGTGCGGGATGTGGCCAGCGTGCGCGGCGGTGGTTGTGGAGCCATTGATCAGGCCCTGGTGGGTGAGGCCCTGAGCCTGCACCGCGTCGACCATCGCGGCCTTGATGCCAGCGATCGGCGCTTGTTGCAGCTGCTGATCGACCACCACGGTGGCGGCCCGGTGGGCCTTGAGACCCTGGCAGCGGCCCTCGGCGATGACCCCGTCACTCTGGAGACCGTGGTGGAACCGTTTTTGCTGCAGCAGGGTTTGCTAATGCGCACCCCCCGCGGCCGGATGGTCACGGATGCGGCCCGTAGTCACCTGGCGGAGGCGGCATGA
- a CDS encoding tetratricopeptide repeat protein: protein MNRILVLLLSLVLALPAQALDLQGLYAQALTASRQGDFAEALPLWDRFLEQAPEDAAALSNRGNVRLALGDPSGAIADQTASIVLAPEESDPRLNRGTAEEALQDWSAAANDYLWILERDPQDASALYNLANVRGSQGDWPEARALYGQAALARPGFAMARSSEALAAWQAGDLDWAEAEFRKLIRRYPLFADARAALSGLLWREGSSGEAESHWAAAAGLDQRYRQADWLQQVRRWPPQPTADLMAFLALEAS, encoded by the coding sequence ATGAACAGGATCCTGGTGCTGCTACTGAGCCTGGTGCTGGCACTCCCGGCTCAGGCCCTCGATCTGCAGGGGCTCTACGCGCAGGCATTGACGGCCAGCCGTCAGGGCGATTTCGCGGAGGCGCTGCCCCTGTGGGATCGGTTCCTTGAACAGGCCCCAGAGGATGCGGCTGCTTTGAGCAACCGCGGCAATGTGCGTTTGGCCCTGGGTGATCCTTCCGGGGCCATCGCTGACCAGACGGCCTCGATTGTTCTGGCGCCGGAGGAAAGCGACCCTCGCCTCAACCGGGGCACGGCAGAGGAGGCCCTTCAAGACTGGTCGGCGGCAGCGAACGACTATCTCTGGATCCTGGAGCGCGATCCGCAGGATGCTTCAGCTCTCTACAACCTTGCCAATGTGCGCGGCTCGCAAGGGGATTGGCCTGAGGCCCGAGCGCTTTATGGCCAGGCCGCCCTCGCCCGCCCTGGTTTTGCCATGGCCCGCTCAAGTGAGGCCCTGGCGGCCTGGCAGGCGGGAGATCTTGACTGGGCGGAAGCGGAATTTCGCAAACTTATTCGCAGATATCCCTTGTTTGCTGATGCCCGGGCGGCCCTCAGCGGCCTGCTTTGGCGTGAGGGATCCAGCGGTGAAGCCGAAAGCCACTGGGCCGCGGCTGCAGGGCTGGACCAGCGTTACCGCCAGGCCGACTGGTTGCAGCAGGTGCGCCGCTGGCCACCACAGCCGACGGCGGATCTGATGGCGTTCCTTGCTTTGGAGGCGTCCTGA